ATGCTCGGCCAGAACCTCCCGCTCGAACTCCGCGTCTCCTCCACTGGTTTCTCTCAGGCGTCCGAGGTCGAGCGCTGGCGGGGCCTCGGGCGCCTTGGTTGGTCCGAGCATCGCAACTGGCGCCTCGCCCTTGAACCAGCGAAGAAGCGTGGCGCGCAGCTCCTCGGGCCTCACCGGCTTGGGTATGTAGTCGTCCATCCCGGCGGCCAGGCAGCGGTCCCTGTCGCCTTCCATCGCGTTGGCCGTCATCGCGATGATCGGGATTCGCCTCTCCGTGCCGGACTCGCGCCTTCGTATCTCGGCGGTCGCCTCGTATCCATCCATCTCGGGCATGTGGCAGTCCATGAGGATCGCGTGGTAGGGGACCTTCTCGATCACCGCCACGGCCTCGGCGCCATTGGCCACCGCGTCGGCCCGGCATTCCATCTTCTCCAGAATGCGGAGGGCGACCTTCTGGTTGACCGTGTTGTCCTCAGCCACGAGGACGCGCATTCCCTTGAGCGAGATGTCCGGAGCCGAAGGCGCGCCGCGGGAACTCAGCCTCCGATCCTCGGCCGCGGGCCATCCGAACACCGTGACCAGGGCATTCAGCAGCTGCGACTGGCGGACGGGCTTCGTGGCCCACGCGGAGAATCCCTTCTCGCGCATCTCGTCCGGGCTGCCAAGGGCGCCCGCCGACGAGAGAAGAATGATCGGGATCTGTCTGAGAGCGGGATTGTCCTTGACCGCGCGCGTCGTCTCGATGCCGTCCATCCCGGGCATCTGCAGGTCCATCACGATGACACCGATGGGGTCTGTGGAGCCAACCCGATGGAGCATCTCGAGAGCTTCGCGTCCGTCTGCGGCCTCCTCGATGAGCATCCCCCAAGCGGAAAGCTGGCCCCGCAGAACGCGGCGGTTCGTACTATTGTCGTCCACGATCAGGGCGCGCATACCGTGCAGGCTGGAGGGATGGCGGCCGCCCAGCGCACGTGGCACGCCCTTCACGAGGCGGAGCTCCACCCAGAACGTGCTTCCCTCGCCGACCTCGCTGGCGACGCCGATCTCCCCTCCCATGAGCCTGACGAGCTGGCGCGAGATCGTGAGGCCCAGCCCGGTGCCGCCGTACCTTCGGGTCGTGCCGGCCTCAGCCTGGGTGAAGCTCTCGAAGATCGACGCGCGCTTGTCCTCCGGGATGCCGATCCCGGTGTCGCGCACCGAGAGGCGAAGGCGGATCGAGTCTGATGTCTCGTCCAGTAGCGACACTTCGACGACGACCTCGCCTTCCACGGTGAACTTGATGGCGTTGCTTAGCAGGTTTGTTACCACCTGTCGCAGGCGACCTGGATCCCCATTCAAGGACTCCGGCAGGTCTGGTGGAATCATGCATGTCAGCTCGATCTTCTTCCCGTGGGCCTGCGGCGCCAGGAGATCGGCAGTCTCCTCGATGATCGTGCGCAAGTTGAAGTCGACAGTTTCGAGCAGCAGCCTCCCCGATTCGATCTTCGAGAAGTCGAGGATGTCATTGATGATTGTGAGGAGCGCCTCTCCGCTGCCGCGGATGTTCTGGGCATAGTCGCGTTGTTCGGGGGAGAGGTCGGTGTCAAGCAGGAGCCCGGTCATGCCGATCACGCCGTTCATCGGCGTGCGGATCTCGTGGCTCATGTTGGCGACGAACTCCGACTTGACCCGGGAGGCGCGCTCGGCCGCTTCTGCCATCTGGTTCGCGCGGGCGACCGTCGCCTCGAGGCGCTCATTGGCGAGGGCGAGCTCGGTCATCGCCTTCTGCTTCTCGGTGATGTCCCGGGCGATTCCGCAGATCCCGACCGTGTTGCCGTGCTGATCCCGCAGGGGGACCTTGACGATGTGGAGGCCGCGATCCGCGCCGAGAAGGGTCCGGGAGACCGCCTCCTCGATCTCGGCTCCCTCGAGCACCTTCGCGTCGACATCCTCGATATGGGTCGCCATGCCGGTATCGAAGAGATCCTCATCGTTCTTGCCCAGCATTTGGGACTCGGAGAACCCGACCAGCGCGCACATGGCGGGATTGGCAAGGAGATAGCGCCGCTCACGATCCTTGATGAAGATGGCGTCCCGGGCATTGTTGACCACCGCCGAGAATCGGGCCTCAGAGCGCTTCAGCTGCTCCTCGGACCTCCGGCGCTCGGTGATGTCGTGCATGATCCAGTAGAGGGTCCGGCGCCCGCGGACATCGAGAGGAACGGAGTGGACCTCGACTTCGCGGATCTCCCCGGAGGCGAGCCGGAGGGGGAGCTCGAAGCAGCGCTCTCCTTCCTGCGCGGCGTCGAGCTTTGCCGCCAGCACGGCCTGAGAGTCGCCGGCGATCGTTTCCAGGCCACCCGCCAGGAGAGCGGACGAAACGGAGCCGTAGAACGCGCATGCGGCGGCGTTGGCCTCGACAATCGTTCCCCTCGATGGATCGACGAGGAGCATCATCGCGCCGTTCTCCTCGAACATGGCCCGATACTGCCGCTCCGATGCGGCCATCTCGGACGCGGCCGCCCGGTAGAGCTGCTCCGCGGCGCAGAAAGCGAGAAGAAGCAACGTGAGGAGAAGGGCTACAAAGATGGGCCAGAGCCGAGCGACAGCGATGTACGAGGCCCAGGTCTCCGCGGCGACATCCATCCCGAGGATCGTGGAGACCTCGCCGGTTCGAGGATCGGGGAGCGGAACCAGGGCGCTCACCCAAACCCCCCAGGCATCGGGCGTGGGGCCCTCGGTGATTCCCTCGCCGCTGAAGTAGTGGGGGATCGCCTCAGGCGCGAAATCCTCATAGAGATCTCCGGGGGCGGAGAAGTCCTCGGAGTCCGGCGGCTCGGAATCTACGCGGAAGAACGCGCGATCTCCGGCGCGGCCCATCAGGTAGAGAAAGCGGCAGTCGGGATTGGCCGAGCGGATCCTCGCAAGCTGTTCGTGGAGGTATGTGTAGTCAGGGGACTCGAGATCGGCCGCTGACCCGGAGAGACGCGGCAGTCGCTCCAGATCGACAGCCCTCGCCGCAGTCCTCGCCCGCGCGAGGAGATCGCCGCGAAGGCGAGCATCGGTCCGATGACCAGACACTTCCGTTGCGATCCAGCATCCGATGAGAACGAGCGGGATGGCGAAGCCGAGCCATCGCGCCGAGGGAAGCCTGACATCGCCGCGATCAGAAGCCGACGCGTTCACCCAGTGGAGCCACACGGAAGTCGCCAGGGCGAGAGCCATGAGCGTCTGGACCAGGAGAAGAGAAATGTCCAAGAGCGAGGAAGGCCGCCCTCCGCCCGGCGCCATCGTTGCCGCATCGATCCGAGAGGTGAACAGCCCGGAGATGAGGGTGTAGAGAAGAAGGCTGGCAGCAGCGGCAAGAAGAGAGCGATCGGAAGGCGTAGATCGATGAGAGCGACGCCACAGGGCGATGCCTGGGAGCAGGCCGGCCGCGGCGATGACCCCGAATCGTGTCGAGAGAGCGAGCGCCTGTGACCTTGCGAGGTCCCCCATGACGGCGACGCCCGCGACGAAGATGGTTGTCCATACGCCCAGATTGATGCGGGCGACGGAGCGCAAGGCCCGCCGGCCGAATTCGAAGAGCGCAACGAAGGAAAGCGCC
The DNA window shown above is from Candidatus Eisenbacteria bacterium and carries:
- a CDS encoding response regulator gives rise to the protein MTAFLSQQLDYALFIHGLAFLLLAASAWGLAHSKVSGLPWGWLVLFGALRTIGGWQELATMIGGRDSLSEIVHQGFGALSFVALFEFGRRALRSVARINLGVWTTIFVAGVAVMGDLARSQALALSTRFGVIAAAGLLPGIALWRRSHRSTPSDRSLLAAAASLLLYTLISGLFTSRIDAATMAPGGGRPSSLLDISLLLVQTLMALALATSVWLHWVNASASDRGDVRLPSARWLGFAIPLVLIGCWIATEVSGHRTDARLRGDLLARARTAARAVDLERLPRLSGSAADLESPDYTYLHEQLARIRSANPDCRFLYLMGRAGDRAFFRVDSEPPDSEDFSAPGDLYEDFAPEAIPHYFSGEGITEGPTPDAWGVWVSALVPLPDPRTGEVSTILGMDVAAETWASYIAVARLWPIFVALLLTLLLLAFCAAEQLYRAAASEMAASERQYRAMFEENGAMMLLVDPSRGTIVEANAAACAFYGSVSSALLAGGLETIAGDSQAVLAAKLDAAQEGERCFELPLRLASGEIREVEVHSVPLDVRGRRTLYWIMHDITERRRSEEQLKRSEARFSAVVNNARDAIFIKDRERRYLLANPAMCALVGFSESQMLGKNDEDLFDTGMATHIEDVDAKVLEGAEIEEAVSRTLLGADRGLHIVKVPLRDQHGNTVGICGIARDITEKQKAMTELALANERLEATVARANQMAEAAERASRVKSEFVANMSHEIRTPMNGVIGMTGLLLDTDLSPEQRDYAQNIRGSGEALLTIINDILDFSKIESGRLLLETVDFNLRTIIEETADLLAPQAHGKKIELTCMIPPDLPESLNGDPGRLRQVVTNLLSNAIKFTVEGEVVVEVSLLDETSDSIRLRLSVRDTGIGIPEDKRASIFESFTQAEAGTTRRYGGTGLGLTISRQLVRLMGGEIGVASEVGEGSTFWVELRLVKGVPRALGGRHPSSLHGMRALIVDDNSTNRRVLRGQLSAWGMLIEEAADGREALEMLHRVGSTDPIGVIVMDLQMPGMDGIETTRAVKDNPALRQIPIILLSSAGALGSPDEMREKGFSAWATKPVRQSQLLNALVTVFGWPAAEDRRLSSRGAPSAPDISLKGMRVLVAEDNTVNQKVALRILEKMECRADAVANGAEAVAVIEKVPYHAILMDCHMPEMDGYEATAEIRRRESGTERRIPIIAMTANAMEGDRDRCLAAGMDDYIPKPVRPEELRATLLRWFKGEAPVAMLGPTKAPEAPPALDLGRLRETSGGDAEFEREVLAEHEASLPQRISDMISGLDSGDSARLRFAAHGMKGSSLTIGAAALGDLSGRIEALAAGGDLEGARPLIPALEREAERFRKAIKDLAVDRAA